The sequence ATCGGTGTGAAAAGAAAAGGGATTAAAGATTTAATTGAATTTGAGATCGAAAGAGATAAAATTCCGATTTACAGTGTTGATGTCTCTTATATGTTGACAGATGATATTGGTTATATTAAAATAAGCAGGTTTGCCGGCACAACTTATCAAGAATTTATGGAAGCTTCCGGAAAGTTAAAAAAGGAGGGAATGAAGAAGTTAGTTCTTGATTTAAGGGATAACGGCGGCGGATATCTAAATGCAGCAGTTGATATTGCAGATGAATTTTTATTTGCAGGAAAAATGATTGTTTATACTGAAGGTGCATTTCGAGATAAATTTGAGTATAAATCAACAGATAATGACTTTTTAATTGATATTAAATTGGTTATTTTAATTAATTCATGGTCGGCATCTGCCAGTGAAATTGTGTCAGGAGCAATACAAGATAATGACAGAGGATTGATAATCGGAAGGAGATCGTTCGGAAAAGGCTTAGTTCAAGAAGAGTTTACATTTAATGATAATTCCGGAGTGAGAATTACAATTGCAAGGTATTATACGCCTGTCGGAAGATGTATTCAAAAGTCATATGAAAACGGAACAGATTCATATTATCAAGATATTTATTACAGAGCTGTTGAAGGACAATTAGCAAATGCAGACAGCACCGGATTTCCGGATTCTTTAAAATATATTACTGAAGGCGGAAATGTTGTGTACGGAGGCGGCGGAATTATGCCTGATATTTTTGTGCCGGTTGATACAACTTCATATACAGAATATTATTATCAACTTACACATAAAGGGCTTATATACAGATATGCATTAGACTATGCTGATAATAACAGAAAAGAACTGCAAGCATTTAAAGATTATAAAGGGATGAATAATTATTTGGAAAAAGAAAATGTATTAAAGCAATTTGTTAATTATGCAATTAATGAAGGTGTTATAAGTTCAAAGCAAGATTATACACTTTCAAGACATGTTATTCACACAAGTTTGAAAGCATATATTGCAAGAAACATAATTGATAATGAAGGGTATTTTCCTATTATTGAAGATATTGATAATGATGTAAAAAAAGCAATTGAAATCTTGAATGAATAAAGATTAATTTTTAAGATTAATTTTGTTTGAAAATTAAATAATTATTATAACATTTGCATTGAAATTATAATACAATTTAAAAATATAAACTATGGCTTATTTTATTAACCCTGATGAATGTACTGCTTGCGGTGCATGTGTGGACGAATGCCCTGTTGAGGCAATATCAGAAGGAGATGATTTTTACACAATTGATGCTGAATTATGTACTGATTGCGGTGCATGTGTAGATGTTTGCCCTGTTGAATGTATCAGTGAAGTAGAATAAATAATTCTTCTCTGTAAAAAAGTCCGATAATGTATTTTATCGGACTTTTTTTGTTTTATTTGAAAATCTTGATGCAAATTAATTATTAGAGGTTGCCATATAATCGGAGAATCTGTTAAAAACTAATTCCTACAACCAAAATGTCATCATTTTGAATGTTTTTTCCTTGCCAACGATTCAATGTTTTCAGTAAATGACTGCGTTGAATATTAAAGGAAAGCTTGCTGATATCTTCTAATAGTAATTTTAAATTCTTTTTCATAAATCTTCTGTCATTTTCACCTCCGAATTGATCTTGAAACCCGTCTGAATAGATATAAATTAAATCTCCTTTTTGTATTGTGAGTTTATGATTTATGAATTTATCACCGATTTGTTTACCTAATCTTCCTATACCTATTGATTTTTTATCTGATTTAATTTCTGTTATTTCATTTTCTCTGATTAATATAAGGTCAATTTTTGCTCCGGCATATTCCAATATATTTTCTTCTTTGTCATAGGAAATTATTGCTATATCCATTCCGTCTTCAACATCTTTATCTTCTTCACTGCTTAATTTTGCCTTAATATTTTTTTGGATATTATCAAGGATTTCGGAAGGTTTGGAAATTTTTTCGTTAAAAACTGCATTATTCAATAAATAATTTCCTATTAAGGACATAAGAGCCCCGGGGACACCATGACCGGTACAATCAGCTACGCTGAAAAGGGATTTTACTTTGTTTTCACCGATATTTATTTTATTTGCCCAATAGAAGTCTCCGCTTAAAATTTCTTTTGGTCTGAATAAAATGAATACTTCAGGAAAAAGAGAGTTTACCAATTGTTCATCAGGTAAATTTGCGTTTTGAGTTATTTTTGCAATATTAACATTATCAGTAATTATTTTATTTTTCTTACTTACTTCTTCAAGAGCATATGATATTTCATTATTAATTGTTAAGATTTCATCTTTTTGTTCTGTCAGCATATCTCTTTGATTTCTGATGTCTTTAGTACGTTTATAGACGATAGCTTCTAAGTTATGTTTAAGGTCTTCCAGTTCAGTGAATAAAATATAGTTTTCTGTTAAACCAACAATTTGATCGGAAAGATTTTTGAATAATTCTACAATATTTGAGTTAAATGCAGATTTTCTGTCAGCATTTTCAAAATACAATACCGATCTGCATTTATCTGCTATAATAAGAGGAATACAAACCAAAGATTTTAAATCACTGTCAGTCGAATTTAACAATTCTTTATAGGGACTTGTATCAGTATTATTTATTATGATTGATTCCTTCTCTGCAATTACTTTATTGATTATAGCATCAAGATATGTCCCGTTTAATTTATTATCATTATTGCTTGGAAAAAAGCCTTTAAGTTTGGCTTCAATATTTATAACTGAAAATATATATCCTTTTGTAGCTTCTGCTTTTTCATTTAATATTTCAATGGTGTTATTTAAATTTATTGAACGATCATTCAATAACCTACTTTTTATCTCATCAAGATCAGAAGTAAGTTTATTCATTTCTTCTGCTTTTTTATATAAGTTAGAAAAATTAAAGGACAAAATATATGATTGTGAGAAAATGAATATAAACAAACCAAACGGTGTTAAGTATATAGTTTGAATTATATTTGAAACAAATAAAATATCATTAATTGCTGTCAATATTAATATAAGCATACCGGTAAAAGGAATAAGAGCACCTTCTGTTTTTAACATCAAACTTTTTATTTGTGCATAAATAACATAAATAAAAGAGATAACAGCAATAGCAATAAAGACAAATAAGGTAAATGAGAAGAAAGAAAGTTCAGTAAATAATACTAACAAAGTCATTATTGAATTTAATCCTGCTAAAACCAAAATAAAAATTTTATTGATTTCTTTAGAATAAAGTTGATAAAAAAACAAGGCAAAGAATGTTACTCTGAAAAAATTACTTATATAATCTATCCTTTTTAATACGATCCAAGACATATCGGGGAAAATGTATGTAAATAAAACTTCTCCGTTAGTCATTATACTAAATATTTCGCTTATAAGAAGAATACTGAAAAAAAGCAAGGAATAATCTTTTTTGCCGAAAAAGAACAGACCGATATGAAATACTGCCATAATAAGAAGAACTCCTATAATGGATATTTCATAACTGCCGGCAATTCTGTTTTTCTTAATAATTTGTTTTGGTAATCCTAAAACTATCTCACTGTGAATTCCTCCTTTTCGGTGATGAAAATTACTGACTTGAATTATTAAGGAAAAAGATTCTTTAACAGGGAATATTTTTGCAAGTGTTTTTTGTCCGGCTTGAGATTTTTCTTTACTGCTTCCTACATTACCTACTGATAAAACAAGAGAATCATCTGCAAATATTTTGTATGCAGTTTCAATTCTTTTTAACCTTAAAGCTAAAATTTCAATATTATCAGGTACGGTAATTTTTAATCTATAAGTTCCGTATCCTATATTCGGTTTTTCAGTATTAATGAAGAATTTATTATCCCATAATGAAGGAACATCTACTATGATTGGTTTTACTGTGTTTCCGCTTTCAAAATCTTTTTCGGTGTATAATTTAGCGGGATAGAATTCCCATTGACCGTTTAATTCTACCGGACCGTTTTGGTCAAAATTATATGTTTTTAAATCAATTTTGCCCGATTGAACAATTGATTGGCTGTATAATAAGTTTACGGAAAATAATAGTGCCGTAAATATTACTGATATTAGTTTATATATATATGCTCGTTTCATTTTTGACACTTCTCTTTGTTCTCAATTGCTCAAATTAGGTTAAAATTTAATACCAACAATTAAAATATCATCTGTTTGTTGTTCGTTTCCCTTCCATTCTGATAATGCAATCTCTAATTTTTCTTTTTGAAGCTCCGGTTTATCATTGTGTATTGATTTAATGAGAGTTTTGAAATTCAGTTTCATATATTTTTTTTGACTTTTTTCTCCGACCTGTTTTATAAACCCGTCCGAAAATAAATAAAGCATATCTCCTTTTTTCAAACTTATTCTGCTGTTTGTAAAAAAACGGGTTTTCTTGTAATTTTCAAGAAGTTCAGAATGACCAATTGAAACTGATGTTGCTTTAAATTCTATCATATTATTATCCCTGATAAAAAAAGCGGGATGTTGTGCGCCCGAAAAAATAACCTCTCTTTTATCAATATTAAAATTGATTATTGACAAATCATATCCTACTAAATAATTTTCTTTTGAAATTTTCTTTTCAAATTCATTTTGAATTTTATTTAAAATAATTTTTGGAGATTTATTCTTTTTATAAATTACTGTTTCATTAATTATTTCATGTCCGATAATTGTCATTAAAGCTCCGGATACACTAATGCCTGTTGAGTCTGCAACAACAAGAATGCTTTCTGTGGGGCTGATTTTTTCAAACCAATAAAAATCACCGCTTAATACATCTTTGGGCTTCAGAATTATAAAGTTTTCAGGAAAAACGGATTTAATTTCAGACTCAAACGGAAGAAAGGCATTTTGAATTTTTTTCGCATAGTATGTTCCGTCGCTAATTTGTTGGTTTTGTTTTTCTAATTCAACTTTAGTTTTTCCAATTGATAAATTCTGCTTTTCAACTTCTGTTCTTAAATCTTTTAACTCTTTATTTCTTGCCTCAATTTCTTTGGTTGCTTGGAGTACTTTTTCTTCCAATTCTTCATTGAAGGCATTCAGCTTATAATACGATGTAAAATTATCCATAAATACAGCTATTTGCGGCATTATGGCTTGCAATATTCCAACAGTAATATTTTCAAAATTCGGCTTAATACTATAATTTTCAAAATATAATAAACCTTGAATCAAATCGTCTTTAATTAAAGGGTATGTGAATAAGGCTTTTATTTCTGAATTCTCCAGATATGCATGTTCTTTAGCTTTTACAGCATCTGTAACTATTGTATAAATACGTTTTCGAGATGAAATGGCTTTTTTAACAGAACGGGCAGAGAAGTAAATATCTTCTTTTCCGGAGAACACATTTACTCTCATTTTTGTTATTTTTTTTTCTTTCTTTATATATTCATTTGTTGCAACCCAATTATTATCTCTATATATAAAGATCAAAGCCCTGTCAGAATCAATAACTTCTGAAATTGCTTTCAAAGGTTCTCTTAAGTTATAAGAATTTGCAGAAAATAGTGCATCTTTGACAATTCCTTGAAGTTTAAGGTTTTCTGTTGTTTTTTTTATGGATTTGTATGAATATGCATTTTGAACAGAAATTAAATAAGAATGAAGAATAATAAACATAAAAAACCCGAATGTTGTTAATGAAATTGTTTTGATTAAATGAAGTTCTTGTAAAATATCGTTTGCAGCAGCAAAAATCAAGATCGATATTCCAATCAGGGAATATAAGCTGCCGGGTATTTTATTCAACAAGGCTTTTATTTGTCCGAAAACTAAATATATTAAAGTTATACCTGCAAGAATTAAAAATATAAAGAGTGTATTAGTAAAAATTGATGCCGGAGTAACTGCAACAAATAATATCAGAACAATAATTATTATTGTTAAAATATTTGTAAAAATACGATTTAACTGTTTTTTGAATGAATAATATATAAAGAGCAAGAAAAATAACAATCGCAAATAATTTGATATGTAAAGTGTTTTCAGAAGAACTTGCCAATTTAAGTCGGGAATAATTTTTATTAATAAAATTTCACTTTCCGTAGAAGAAAAAATCCCGGTAAAGATTAAAGTTAATGCAAAATATAAGTTTGATTTGTCATTACTTCTGAATACGAACATTCCGAGATGGTATGATGCCATAATCATAAGGGCACCAAGGAGAAAAATATTTAAAATTAAAACTCGCCAACCGGCATCAATTATTTTTTCATTATCACCAAAAGTTATATTTTTTTCGATTCCTCCTTTTTTATGATGAAAGTTACTTACTTGAATAATAATTTCTGCTGTAATATTATCTGCTTTGAAAATAATGTCGGAAGAAGACCATCCCGGTTTTGATTCATTTTTATTAATACCGACTTTCCCGATTGATTTCAGCGATTTTCCGTTGATCCAAATTTGATAAGCAGATTGTATTCTGTTAATATTCAGAGCATATATCTTTCCTTTCTTCAGATTGTTTAAAATAAGTCGATATGTTCCGTACCCTTTACCTGTCGATATTTCTTTTTGTTTCGATTTATTCCAAAGTTCGGGAACATTTATATAAACAGGATTCGGCGCTTTTTCTTTTATAAAACTTTCCGGCAAATAAAGTTGATTCGGATAAAACTCCCATTGTCCGTGTAAGGAAATGCGATTTTTATTCAGATCAAAATTTGAAATATCAACTTTCCCCTTTTTCACAATTTCTTGAGAAAAAAGCGTTGTTGTTATCAACATGCTGATAACAAGCAAAATGTATTGTTTGTTAAAAACGTTTTTCATGGTATTAAAAGAGGCACTAATATATAAATATATTTTTTAATATATAAATTTTTTTGATAAATTAAGAGAATCGGTGCTTGTTTTTTGCTTTGCAGGTTTGCTGTATTGTTATTTTTTCTTTACTATTGTCAAGTTTCTATTGAAGTAAGCAACGCTTTTTGGATTTGTAATCTGAAAGCTAAAATGATTCCGGAAGCAATATTACTTTCGGATTACAAATCCGAAAGAGCATGAGTGCAGTTTAAAAAGGTGCAAAGCAACTAATTCTGCAAAATGTACAAAATCTATCTTGTTTATTTCTACCTAATTATAGAAAGTTGCTATGCACCTTTTGGATGAATTTTTACCTTTTTAAACCGAACTCATTAATCCAACCATAATCAAGTTTTCGAATAATAAACATTTGATCAGGATCATATTTATTTGCCGGTTTTATAAAAGAACTTTCAGGGTCAGCTGCATCTAATAAGATTTTTTCGTTATCAATTTCAACATATGCAATAACGGTAACAAATTGTTTTACTTGGGGTATGTTTTTATCAACGGGATTATTCTTGTAGGTATTTACTAATATAGGATGAGTTTCAATTTTAGCTTTTTTTAATAAATGCATAAAAATAAAATTTATCTCGCTGCTTGTACCTTCACCTTTTTCAAAAATATTACCGACATTATTCAGTTTTACTCTCGCACCTGCTTTACTGTATAGTGTTTTAAAAACATTATCCGATACATCGGCATAAAGGTCGTATTGTTCGTTCCATTTCATGTTTTTTTTAACAAAATTATATATTGCTTCTGCTTTTTCTTTTTCATTTTGCGAATTATCAGTAATGCTTTGAAGAATTGAGTCGCAATCCCAAAATTTTATCAATGCCAAGCCGAATTTATCATCTTTAAGAAGATTTTCATTTAATTCGCCCCATGTCGGCAAATAATATATAAAGTATGAAGGCGGATAAGTAAGCATTTTTCTTTGACTCGGTGTTCTTCTGTCATAATCGTCCCATGTAGTTATCATTAATGCTTTTGTCAGTTTTTGCCAAGCATAATCTGCAGGTTCTGTAACAGCTTGTTTCAAGTGTATATTAATTCTTTCGGCTTTATTCAGGTCTGTTAATATCGGCATATTATAGTTTACAAATCTGTATTCTTTGCCGGAAAGGTCAATTATAGAACTATACGTTCTGTTACCGTATTTAAATCTGTAATTCAGAATTTTATCATAAAATGTTGAATCTTCAATCGGCAGTTCTTCAATATTTTTAACAGAAAAGATATACTTAAAATATTTGGGTGTTCTTGCTCTGAATTCACTGTGTAAAACAGGGATGTCTTTTTGAAATTCCCAACTGTTCGGGTTTATAAGTTGTAAAGACGGTGTTGTTACCATATATTCAATAATTGACCCTGCTTTAACATCCTTAAATTCAATTTCAGCAATTGAAATACAATCTGTTGAATCTGAATGTTTTATATATTTATTTTTCAACCTTATGCTGTTAATTTCTCCGGTTTCTGTAACATTATGGGTATATCCTTTAAAGCTGAAAGAAAGTTCACCTTGGTATCGTTCGCAATTCATATTATGATAAGGTATTTTGAGTTTTGCATATTTTAAGCCTTCCTCATTTAATATTTTTATACGAACATGTTTTTTATTAATAATAAATAAGTTTTCACCGTTAGGATTTGTATCGAAATACATTTGCCCGTATTCATATGTTACAACGGCAGGAGCATTATCATAACTTGTTAATTCAATTTCTTCTTTTGTGAGTTTCTTCCATGTAAGAGGAGCATCTTGGGCGAGAAGATATAAATGCATCATTATGAGCATTGTGAAAGCGAAAAAGGTTTTCATGGTTTGTATGTATTTGATTTATGTTCTGTCGTTTTATCCGAAAAGCTGATATTTTTATTATATCATTCAATCATTCTTTCTTTTAAAATAATGCTCAATAATTATACCG is a genomic window of Bacteroidales bacterium containing:
- a CDS encoding S41 family peptidase translates to MEQKNKDKVEGKFNNSKRTIYTPIVIALVLIIGIFIGNMLIPQKNTNYHSTFNLNKPSKVSSILRLIQENYVDMISTDSIEELAIPVILKYLDPHSTYFPPKFNEEEHERLSGNFEGIGVQFNIQNDTILIINTISGGPSEKIGVLAGDRIVTINDSLFAGIGITNDDVINNLKGPKGTTVKIGVKRKGIKDLIEFEIERDKIPIYSVDVSYMLTDDIGYIKISRFAGTTYQEFMEASGKLKKEGMKKLVLDLRDNGGGYLNAAVDIADEFLFAGKMIVYTEGAFRDKFEYKSTDNDFLIDIKLVILINSWSASASEIVSGAIQDNDRGLIIGRRSFGKGLVQEEFTFNDNSGVRITIARYYTPVGRCIQKSYENGTDSYYQDIYYRAVEGQLANADSTGFPDSLKYITEGGNVVYGGGGIMPDIFVPVDTTSYTEYYYQLTHKGLIYRYALDYADNNRKELQAFKDYKGMNNYLEKENVLKQFVNYAINEGVISSKQDYTLSRHVIHTSLKAYIARNIIDNEGYFPIIEDIDNDVKKAIEILNE
- a CDS encoding 4Fe-4S binding protein; protein product: MAYFINPDECTACGACVDECPVEAISEGDDFYTIDAELCTDCGACVDVCPVECISEVE
- a CDS encoding SpoIIE family protein phosphatase, with the protein product MKRAYIYKLISVIFTALLFSVNLLYSQSIVQSGKIDLKTYNFDQNGPVELNGQWEFYPAKLYTEKDFESGNTVKPIIVDVPSLWDNKFFINTEKPNIGYGTYRLKITVPDNIEILALRLKRIETAYKIFADDSLVLSVGNVGSSKEKSQAGQKTLAKIFPVKESFSLIIQVSNFHHRKGGIHSEIVLGLPKQIIKKNRIAGSYEISIIGVLLIMAVFHIGLFFFGKKDYSLLFFSILLISEIFSIMTNGEVLFTYIFPDMSWIVLKRIDYISNFFRVTFFALFFYQLYSKEINKIFILVLAGLNSIMTLLVLFTELSFFSFTLFVFIAIAVISFIYVIYAQIKSLMLKTEGALIPFTGMLILILTAINDILFVSNIIQTIYLTPFGLFIFIFSQSYILSFNFSNLYKKAEEMNKLTSDLDEIKSRLLNDRSINLNNTIEILNEKAEATKGYIFSVINIEAKLKGFFPSNNDNKLNGTYLDAIINKVIAEKESIIINNTDTSPYKELLNSTDSDLKSLVCIPLIIADKCRSVLYFENADRKSAFNSNIVELFKNLSDQIVGLTENYILFTELEDLKHNLEAIVYKRTKDIRNQRDMLTEQKDEILTINNEISYALEEVSKKNKIITDNVNIAKITQNANLPDEQLVNSLFPEVFILFRPKEILSGDFYWANKINIGENKVKSLFSVADCTGHGVPGALMSLIGNYLLNNAVFNEKISKPSEILDNIQKNIKAKLSSEEDKDVEDGMDIAIISYDKEENILEYAGAKIDLILIRENEITEIKSDKKSIGIGRLGKQIGDKFINHKLTIQKGDLIYIYSDGFQDQFGGENDRRFMKKNLKLLLEDISKLSFNIQRSHLLKTLNRWQGKNIQNDDILVVGISF
- a CDS encoding SpoIIE family protein phosphatase, with protein sequence MKNVFNKQYILLVISMLITTTLFSQEIVKKGKVDISNFDLNKNRISLHGQWEFYPNQLYLPESFIKEKAPNPVYINVPELWNKSKQKEISTGKGYGTYRLILNNLKKGKIYALNINRIQSAYQIWINGKSLKSIGKVGINKNESKPGWSSSDIIFKADNITAEIIIQVSNFHHKKGGIEKNITFGDNEKIIDAGWRVLILNIFLLGALMIMASYHLGMFVFRSNDKSNLYFALTLIFTGIFSSTESEILLIKIIPDLNWQVLLKTLYISNYLRLLFFLLFIYYSFKKQLNRIFTNILTIIIIVLILFVAVTPASIFTNTLFIFLILAGITLIYLVFGQIKALLNKIPGSLYSLIGISILIFAAANDILQELHLIKTISLTTFGFFMFIILHSYLISVQNAYSYKSIKKTTENLKLQGIVKDALFSANSYNLREPLKAISEVIDSDRALIFIYRDNNWVATNEYIKKEKKITKMRVNVFSGKEDIYFSARSVKKAISSRKRIYTIVTDAVKAKEHAYLENSEIKALFTYPLIKDDLIQGLLYFENYSIKPNFENITVGILQAIMPQIAVFMDNFTSYYKLNAFNEELEEKVLQATKEIEARNKELKDLRTEVEKQNLSIGKTKVELEKQNQQISDGTYYAKKIQNAFLPFESEIKSVFPENFIILKPKDVLSGDFYWFEKISPTESILVVADSTGISVSGALMTIIGHEIINETVIYKKNKSPKIILNKIQNEFEKKISKENYLVGYDLSIINFNIDKREVIFSGAQHPAFFIRDNNMIEFKATSVSIGHSELLENYKKTRFFTNSRISLKKGDMLYLFSDGFIKQVGEKSQKKYMKLNFKTLIKSIHNDKPELQKEKLEIALSEWKGNEQQTDDILIVGIKF
- a CDS encoding DUF3857 and transglutaminase domain-containing protein, whose translation is MKTFFAFTMLIMMHLYLLAQDAPLTWKKLTKEEIELTSYDNAPAVVTYEYGQMYFDTNPNGENLFIINKKHVRIKILNEEGLKYAKLKIPYHNMNCERYQGELSFSFKGYTHNVTETGEINSIRLKNKYIKHSDSTDCISIAEIEFKDVKAGSIIEYMVTTPSLQLINPNSWEFQKDIPVLHSEFRARTPKYFKYIFSVKNIEELPIEDSTFYDKILNYRFKYGNRTYSSIIDLSGKEYRFVNYNMPILTDLNKAERINIHLKQAVTEPADYAWQKLTKALMITTWDDYDRRTPSQRKMLTYPPSYFIYYLPTWGELNENLLKDDKFGLALIKFWDCDSILQSITDNSQNEKEKAEAIYNFVKKNMKWNEQYDLYADVSDNVFKTLYSKAGARVKLNNVGNIFEKGEGTSSEINFIFMHLLKKAKIETHPILVNTYKNNPVDKNIPQVKQFVTVIAYVEIDNEKILLDAADPESSFIKPANKYDPDQMFIIRKLDYGWINEFGLKR